In Nocardia yunnanensis, one DNA window encodes the following:
- a CDS encoding toprim domain-containing protein, producing the protein MGSQGSWETINRALSQVSGPGRRGSEWITYLCPVHEADGRRHRPSLGVVYNPQRQRTVVRCFAGCPDVEVLARLGLGVRDLFDGPPPERPRRAANGPELTLADRAILAAGLTLSMHKPDFGPPIRKPRQVAAYLYRDAAGHAVGCVVRLRTLHRQGYVKSFYQLRRTENGWENGGFARVPYQLPEVIEAVRDGRDIYVCEGEADVLAARHAGLTATCNAGGANAWHAEHAEWLSGARRVWVVADRDAAGYRHAAKVAESLADSVRHLRVVEARDGNDLTDHFNAGHHPPDLLPVPVLDPHYTR; encoded by the coding sequence ATGGGCAGTCAGGGATCGTGGGAGACCATCAACCGGGCGCTGTCACAGGTGTCCGGGCCGGGGCGACGCGGGTCCGAATGGATCACCTACCTGTGCCCCGTACACGAGGCGGACGGGCGTCGGCACCGGCCGTCGCTGGGGGTGGTATACAACCCGCAGCGGCAGCGAACCGTGGTGCGATGTTTCGCCGGATGTCCGGATGTGGAGGTGCTCGCGCGGCTGGGGCTGGGGGTGCGGGATCTGTTCGACGGACCGCCGCCGGAACGGCCGCGGCGCGCGGCGAACGGTCCGGAATTGACGCTCGCGGATCGGGCGATTCTGGCTGCGGGGCTGACGCTTTCGATGCACAAACCGGATTTCGGGCCACCGATCAGAAAGCCTCGGCAGGTGGCCGCGTACCTGTATCGCGATGCGGCAGGGCATGCGGTGGGGTGCGTGGTGCGGCTGCGCACGCTGCATCGCCAAGGCTATGTGAAGTCGTTCTACCAGCTGCGGCGCACCGAGAACGGTTGGGAAAACGGCGGATTCGCGCGGGTGCCGTACCAGTTGCCGGAGGTGATCGAGGCGGTGCGGGACGGGCGCGACATCTACGTGTGCGAGGGCGAGGCCGACGTCCTCGCCGCGCGCCACGCCGGGCTGACCGCGACCTGCAATGCGGGCGGCGCGAACGCCTGGCACGCCGAGCACGCCGAGTGGCTGTCCGGAGCGCGCCGAGTCTGGGTGGTGGCCGACCGCGACGCCGCCGGCTACCGCCACGCCGCGAAAGTCGCCGAATCCCTGGCCGATTCGGTGCGGCACCTCCGAGTTGTCGAGGCCCGCGACGGCAACGACCTCACCGACCACTTCAACGCCGGCCACCACCCGCCCGACCTCCTCCCCGTCCCCGTCCTCGACCCCCACTACACCCGCTGA
- a CDS encoding helix-turn-helix transcriptional regulator, with protein sequence MLETSARLLRLLSLLQSRRDWTGAELAERLEVTPRTIRKDMDRLRELGYPVEARPGVAGGYRLGSGGALPPLLLDDDEAVAVAIGLRTAASGSILGIEETSLRALTKLQQILPARLRHRVAAFQHAVSVPMRGPRVSPDTLTAVAAACRDHERLRFDYRTHSGASARRAAEPHRLINHRQRWYLLAWDLDRADWRTFRVDRMTPRTPTGPRFPPRPLPPDPEIAARVERGIGEATWRFRARVIVHASAAHVRDRIPIPLDVEELGPDRCAFEPGSDHPEMLALYLGLLDADFDVVDSPALAAALTTLIARYQRALPR encoded by the coding sequence ATGTTGGAAACCTCCGCCCGCCTGCTGCGACTGCTCTCGCTGCTGCAGTCCCGGCGCGACTGGACCGGGGCCGAGCTCGCCGAGCGCCTGGAGGTCACGCCGCGCACCATTCGCAAGGACATGGACCGGCTGCGCGAGCTCGGCTATCCCGTGGAAGCCCGGCCCGGCGTCGCAGGCGGCTATCGGCTCGGGTCCGGCGGGGCGCTGCCGCCGCTGTTGCTCGACGATGACGAGGCGGTGGCGGTGGCGATCGGATTGCGCACGGCGGCAAGCGGTTCCATCCTCGGCATCGAGGAGACCTCGTTGCGCGCGCTGACCAAGCTGCAGCAGATCCTGCCCGCGCGGCTGCGGCACAGGGTCGCCGCTTTCCAGCACGCCGTCTCGGTCCCCATGCGCGGACCCCGCGTCAGCCCCGACACCCTCACCGCTGTCGCTGCTGCCTGCCGCGACCACGAGCGACTGCGTTTCGACTACCGCACCCACTCCGGCGCGTCCGCGCGGCGCGCGGCCGAACCCCACCGCCTGATCAACCACCGCCAGCGCTGGTACCTGCTCGCCTGGGACCTCGACCGCGCCGACTGGCGCACCTTCCGCGTCGACCGCATGACCCCGCGCACCCCCACCGGCCCCCGCTTCCCCCCGCGCCCGCTCCCGCCCGACCCCGAGATCGCCGCCCGCGTCGAACGCGGCATCGGCGAGGCCACCTGGCGATTCCGCGCCCGCGTCATCGTCCACGCCTCGGCCGCCCACGTCCGCGACCGCATCCCGATCCCCCTCGACGTCGAAGAACTCGGCCCCGACCGCTGCGCCTTCGAACCCGGCTCCGACCACCCCGAAATGCTCGCCCTCTACCTGGGCCTCCTGGACGCCGACTTCGACGTGGTCGATTCCCCCGCCCTAGCCGCCGCCCTCACCACCCTCATCGCCCGCTACCAACGCGCCCTACCCCGCTGA
- a CDS encoding epoxide hydrolase family protein, whose amino-acid sequence MSNEIRPFTLEIPQSELDYLHDRLARARWAAQLPGTGWERGIPEANLRELAEYWRTGFDWRAREAELNALPQFTTEIDGQHIHFLHVRSPRPDAQPLLITHGFPSSIAEFLRLIPLLTEPADGPAFHVVAPSLPGYALSTPLAGTGWTMARTARAWIELMARLGYDRYGVHGGDVGGGVSGLVAALDGAHVTGVHVVTDPLTAANVATFLPGLADGLDPDDPVDKVILDRMDAFRRDGSGYLAIQNSRPQTIGYGLVDSPVLQLAWIAEKFESWTDLPIDRDQLLTTVSLHWFTGSGASAAHTLYEQSHSAEWGAPPAVPQGFAVFGADETVRRVVPAPADAHWSEFERGLHFPAMEDPENLAGDLRAFFGPLR is encoded by the coding sequence ATGAGCAACGAGATCCGCCCCTTCACCCTCGAGATCCCCCAGTCCGAGTTGGATTACCTGCACGACCGTCTCGCCCGCGCCCGCTGGGCCGCGCAGCTGCCCGGTACCGGCTGGGAGCGCGGTATCCCCGAAGCGAACCTGCGGGAGCTGGCCGAGTACTGGCGCACCGGGTTCGATTGGCGCGCACGGGAAGCCGAACTCAACGCCCTCCCCCAGTTCACCACCGAGATCGACGGCCAGCACATCCACTTCCTGCACGTCCGTTCGCCCCGCCCGGATGCCCAGCCGCTGCTGATCACCCACGGCTTCCCCAGTTCGATCGCCGAATTTTTGCGCCTGATCCCGCTGTTGACCGAGCCCGCCGACGGCCCGGCCTTCCATGTGGTCGCCCCGTCGCTGCCCGGTTACGCGCTGTCCACCCCGCTGGCGGGCACCGGCTGGACCATGGCCCGCACCGCCCGCGCCTGGATCGAGTTGATGGCCCGGCTCGGCTACGACCGCTACGGCGTGCACGGCGGCGATGTCGGCGGCGGCGTCTCGGGGCTGGTCGCGGCTCTCGACGGCGCGCACGTGACGGGGGTGCACGTGGTCACCGATCCGCTGACCGCCGCGAATGTCGCAACCTTCCTGCCCGGGCTGGCCGACGGCCTCGACCCGGACGATCCGGTCGACAAGGTGATCCTCGATCGCATGGACGCCTTCCGCCGCGATGGTTCGGGGTATCTGGCCATTCAGAACAGTCGCCCGCAGACCATCGGTTATGGCCTGGTGGATTCGCCGGTGCTGCAATTGGCGTGGATCGCCGAGAAATTCGAGTCCTGGACCGACCTGCCGATCGACCGCGACCAGCTGCTCACCACGGTGTCGCTGCACTGGTTCACCGGGTCCGGCGCCTCGGCCGCGCACACCCTCTACGAGCAGTCGCATTCCGCCGAGTGGGGTGCGCCGCCGGCGGTTCCGCAGGGGTTCGCCGTCTTCGGCGCGGACGAGACCGTGCGCCGGGTGGTTCCGGCGCCGGCCGATGCGCACTGGTCGGAATTCGAACGCGGCCTGCACTTTCCGGCCATGGAGGATCCGGAGAATCTGGCCGGTGATCTGCGGGCGTTCTTCGGACCGCTGCGCTGA
- a CDS encoding MmcQ/YjbR family DNA-binding protein: protein MDSVLERLRAVCRGLPAVSEKLSHGEPCWFAGGKKMFVMFADHHHDDRLGFWCAAPAGVQAELVAAEPGRYFRPPYVGHRGWLGVYLDVPVDWDEIGEIVEDAYRQVATKKLLAELDSRTAASQPE, encoded by the coding sequence ATGGACAGCGTGCTGGAACGACTGCGGGCCGTGTGCCGCGGGCTGCCGGCGGTGAGCGAGAAGCTCAGTCACGGTGAACCGTGCTGGTTCGCGGGCGGCAAGAAGATGTTCGTCATGTTCGCCGACCATCACCACGACGACCGGCTCGGATTCTGGTGCGCGGCACCGGCGGGCGTGCAGGCGGAGCTGGTCGCGGCCGAACCGGGACGGTACTTCCGGCCGCCCTACGTGGGGCATCGCGGCTGGCTCGGGGTGTATCTCGACGTGCCGGTGGACTGGGACGAGATCGGGGAGATCGTCGAGGACGCCTACCGGCAGGTCGCGACGAAAAAGCTGCTGGCGGAACTGGATTCCCGCACCGCCGCGTCACAGCCGGAGTGA
- a CDS encoding HAD family hydrolase — MARLHAVLWDMDGTLLDSEKLWDLALRELAAEYGRELTEEVRHALIGAAGPTAFRILFEGLGIEHTPESVEYGTAWMERRVTELFAGPVPWRPGAREALDMVRAAGIPMALVTNTKRSLAELGLDTLGREYFAATVCADEVPHGKPAPDLYLRAAELLGVAPDNAVAIEDSPTGAAAAQAAGCALLVVPCEVAVPDAPGRTFRESLIGLTVAELEDLLPVRAGS, encoded by the coding sequence GTGGCGCGGTTGCACGCGGTGTTGTGGGACATGGACGGAACGCTGCTGGACTCGGAGAAACTCTGGGATCTGGCCTTGCGGGAGCTCGCGGCGGAATACGGGCGCGAGCTGACCGAGGAGGTCCGGCACGCGCTCATCGGCGCGGCGGGGCCCACCGCTTTCCGAATCCTGTTCGAGGGCTTGGGGATCGAGCACACGCCCGAGTCGGTCGAGTACGGCACGGCGTGGATGGAGCGGCGGGTGACCGAGCTGTTCGCCGGGCCGGTGCCGTGGCGGCCGGGTGCGCGTGAGGCCCTGGATATGGTGCGTGCGGCCGGGATTCCGATGGCGCTGGTCACCAATACCAAGCGGTCGTTGGCGGAATTGGGGCTGGACACGTTGGGGCGCGAGTACTTCGCGGCCACCGTCTGCGCCGATGAGGTGCCGCACGGCAAACCCGCCCCGGACCTGTATCTGCGGGCCGCCGAACTGCTCGGCGTGGCCCCGGACAACGCGGTGGCGATCGAGGATTCGCCGACCGGGGCGGCGGCCGCGCAGGCGGCGGGCTGCGCGCTGCTGGTGGTGCCGTGCGAGGTGGCGGTCCCGGACGCGCCGGGGCGGACCTTCCGCGAGAGCCTGATCGGCCTGACCGTCGCGGAGCTCGAGGACTTGCTGCCGGTGCGCGCGGGCTCCTGA
- a CDS encoding serine/threonine-protein kinase, with protein MSADRLIAGRYRLTDPIGTGAMGVVWRATDVRLRRTVAVKQLLLTPGLTRSQAVEARMRAMREGRIAARLHHPNAVTVFDVAEEDGQPWLVMEYVDAVSLAQLMREKGRLSPVEVGRIGAKVAEALAAAHKAGIVHRDVKPANILVADDGTVKITDFGISRATGDVTVTSTGFLAGTPAYLSPEVARGENPEPASDVFALGSTLYAAVEGKPPFGEGDNPLAVLHSVARAQVPWPAHAAALAPVLMDLLAAEAEDRPTMVQAAERLQAVAEGRAPAAPIQPTKVLPAANEAAAVAASGAPTTVLSTSRTGAPSNASDATVHVDMGKGAAGTAPDVPPVGPGTGKTAGGQRNPRQLVLIAAGVVAALVLATVIGIAVSSRDNGTTQAVGGSTVTTPVSPPQTSAPDNLGPADGGNSQPTREGQAGATRAPTSAPTTTTPPPSSSAAPTTPPKPTTPPPSTTPFGPAQPASVTSFVQSYYGMLPGNVSGAWSMLSPGYQSATGGYGSYSAFWNSISSVSVGAVTPNGENRAVVALTYVSKNGQVSSENRWIQVDSSTGRLLITASGV; from the coding sequence ATGAGCGCAGACCGGCTGATTGCGGGGCGGTACCGACTGACGGATCCGATCGGCACCGGTGCGATGGGGGTCGTGTGGCGCGCGACCGATGTGCGACTGCGGCGCACCGTCGCCGTCAAACAACTGCTGCTGACACCGGGGTTGACCAGATCGCAGGCCGTGGAGGCCAGGATGCGGGCGATGCGTGAGGGGCGCATCGCGGCGCGCCTGCATCATCCCAACGCCGTCACCGTGTTCGACGTGGCGGAGGAGGACGGCCAGCCCTGGCTGGTGATGGAATACGTCGACGCCGTCAGTCTCGCGCAGCTGATGCGCGAGAAGGGCCGGCTGTCGCCGGTCGAGGTGGGCCGCATCGGCGCCAAGGTCGCCGAGGCGCTGGCCGCCGCGCACAAGGCCGGGATCGTGCACCGGGATGTCAAGCCCGCCAATATCCTTGTCGCCGACGACGGCACGGTGAAGATCACCGACTTCGGCATCTCGCGCGCCACCGGCGATGTCACGGTCACCTCCACCGGCTTCCTGGCCGGCACCCCCGCCTACCTGTCGCCGGAGGTGGCGCGGGGTGAGAATCCCGAACCCGCTTCGGACGTCTTCGCTTTGGGCTCCACCCTCTACGCGGCGGTCGAGGGCAAGCCGCCGTTCGGCGAGGGCGACAACCCCCTGGCCGTCCTACATTCGGTGGCGCGCGCCCAGGTGCCGTGGCCCGCGCACGCCGCGGCGCTGGCCCCTGTGCTGATGGATCTGCTGGCCGCCGAGGCCGAGGACCGCCCCACCATGGTGCAGGCCGCCGAACGGTTGCAGGCGGTCGCGGAGGGTCGCGCGCCCGCCGCGCCGATCCAGCCCACCAAGGTGCTGCCGGCCGCGAACGAGGCTGCGGCCGTAGCGGCTTCGGGCGCGCCGACCACGGTGCTGTCCACCTCCCGCACAGGTGCGCCCAGCAATGCCAGCGATGCGACCGTGCATGTCGACATGGGCAAGGGAGCCGCCGGCACCGCGCCCGACGTCCCGCCGGTCGGTCCCGGCACCGGGAAAACCGCTGGCGGGCAACGCAATCCGCGCCAGCTGGTATTGATCGCGGCCGGAGTCGTGGCCGCGCTGGTGCTGGCCACCGTGATCGGTATCGCGGTGAGCAGCCGCGACAACGGGACGACGCAGGCGGTCGGCGGCAGCACGGTGACGACCCCGGTGTCCCCGCCGCAGACCTCGGCCCCCGACAACCTGGGTCCCGCGGACGGCGGTAACTCGCAGCCCACCCGCGAGGGACAGGCAGGGGCCACCCGCGCACCGACCTCCGCGCCGACCACGACCACGCCGCCGCCGTCGTCCTCGGCGGCCCCGACCACGCCCCCGAAGCCGACCACCCCGCCGCCGTCCACCACGCCCTTCGGCCCGGCGCAGCCCGCGTCGGTGACCTCGTTCGTGCAGAGCTACTACGGCATGCTGCCCGGCAATGTGAGCGGCGCGTGGTCGATGCTGTCGCCGGGCTACCAGTCGGCCACGGGCGGCTACGGCAGCTACTCCGCGTTCTGGAACAGCATCTCCTCGGTGAGTGTGGGTGCGGTCACGCCCAACGGGGAGAACCGCGCGGTGGTCGCGCTCACCTACGTGTCCAAGAACGGCCAGGTCAGCTCGGAAAACCGGTGGATCCAGGTGGATTCCTCGACCGGGCGTCTGCTGATCACCGCCTCGGGCGTGTGA